TCTGATTGACGCGAACTTGTACAGTTGAGCTTTTCGTTTCTCCATCTTTTAACGGAATTACTTCATAAGCCTTGACAGATTCGTTTTCGGACATTTTTGCCATTCGCATTTCACTTTCAAAAGCCATTGATTCCCAATCCTCAAAAAATTCATTCCATACTTCACGATCAAGTTTACTTACATTCGCAGCCCCTTTGCGTTCAATTGTAGGATCAATGCTTGAAAAATTAGCCAATTTGTAACTTACAGACCCGGGAGTTCTTTCAAGTTTGTTGGCTAAATCAATGATTTCAGGATTTCTCATGTGGATTTTACCGAACTGAGTTTTGCAGTAGAGATTAATGGCTAAAATTAGCTCGTCTCTCGTCCACCGTTTTCGTTCAAAGACTTTCATATCAAACCCTTCTTTGACATAACTTCATATTCGTTCCAATTTTTAAGAGAAGCCCTTATAAATCTTTCGATCATCAGATTTGCATCAATCTCTATTGTGGGAAGATCCTCTGTTAACTCAACTTTTTCCAGCTCATGCCAGATGTGATCATCGACCGTAAAGGCACTATCTTGTAAGTCAGGAAGACCAACTTCTGATGGAA
The nucleotide sequence above comes from Desulfobacterales bacterium. Encoded proteins:
- a CDS encoding HNH endonuclease yields the protein MKVFERKRWTRDELILAINLYCKTQFGKIHMRNPEIIDLANKLERTPGSVSYKLANFSSIDPTIERKGAANVSKLDREVWNEFFEDWESMAFESEMRMAKMSENESVKAYEVIPLKDGETKSSTVQVRVNQNFFRKMILTSYNNSCCITGIDNCDLLIASHIVPWAHDKKNRLNPMNGLCLNALHDRAFDKGLITIDDNYQVLVSNKVTHELIVKYDRKLITLPSRFLPDKDFINFHRKNIFKDN